From a region of the Bombus terrestris chromosome 8, iyBomTerr1.2, whole genome shotgun sequence genome:
- the LOC100643696 gene encoding uncharacterized protein LOC100643696 isoform X1 — translation MDSFTHYMEKIKSTKNNDMAEKILKAILYSCESANKNLENSKEYKKLLEENKFLPSNDIFNALCLSLTKLLTYKVSKEAYQRYTVRLHVIEVLREWCKINDNFQNFKVLRDEKQSLTLLKSLLKKYLTDDTLDSCDSSDNLLSLISALICLASTDSYYKCYIEKSILKLAELETCDESEYLLCYAVQENSSLDLKLSTIETIYESQKCKLIEQPLLNNFISSCIDLNKDDNTDDLENINLIDQLFKFATKSSYIFLLICAFLKELLVQLDHAPTVVNFIQSILKSIKKHCEKQNKDIVDLYPRNMQSLVILLQIEPTHHTDDSKNGTLRMLKDIYMEDEDTVTTLLSHYPLWLKLFGQLLSPSDEMMHSYNEELNRL, via the exons ATGGATTCATTTACACACTatatggaaaaaataaaatctacTAAGAACAATG ATATGGCTGAAAAGATCCTGAAAGCAATATTATATAGTTGTGAAAGTGCTAATAAGAATCTAGAAAATTCAAAGGAATATAAAAAGCTACTAGAAGAGAATAAATTCCTACCATCTAACGATATATTCAATGCACTATGTTTatctttaacaaaattattgacATATAAGGTATCAAAGGAGGCATATCAACGTTATACTGTGAGACTTCATGTAATC GAAGTTCTACGAGAATGGTGTAAAATCAAtgacaattttcaaaatttcaaagtacTCAGAGATGAAAAGCAAAGCTTAACGTTATTGAAAAGCTtgttgaagaaatatttaacagaTGATACCTTGGACAGCTGTGACTCAAGCGATAATCTATTATCCTTAATCAGTGCTTTAATATGCCTGGCATCCACAGATTCATACTATAAGTGTTACATAGAAAAGTCGATACTAAAACTAGCAGAATTAGAAACCTGCGATGAAAGTGAATATTTGTTATGTTATGCTGTACAAGAAAATTCCAGTTTAGACCTCAAACTTTCAACCATAGAAACCATATATGAGTCACAGAAATGCAAATTAATAGAGCAAccgttattaaataatttcatatcaTCGTGTattgatttaaataaagatGACAATACAGATGATTTAgagaatataaatttgatagatcaattattcaaatttgcCACTAAATCTTCATATATCTTCTTATTAATATGTGCATTTCTGAAGGAATTATTAGTACAGTTAGATCATGCTCCTACAGTTGTGAATTTTATACAGTCAATTTTAAAAAGCATTAAGAAACATTGTGAAAAGCAAAATAAAGATATTGTAGACCTTTACCCAAGAAACATGCAATCCCTTGTAATTTTACTACAAATAGAACCTACACATCACACAGATGATTCTAAAAATGGAACATTAAGGATGCTAAAGGATATTTATATGGAAGATGAAGATACTGTAACAACTCTATTATCACACTATCCGCTGTGGTTGAAGTTATTTGGACAACTTTTGAGTCCAAGTGACGAGATGATGCATTCATATAACGAGGAATTGAATCGTTTAtag
- the LOC110119515 gene encoding uncharacterized protein LOC110119515 isoform X2, protein MDKCTNDAIVSVNYKKAETHYSKSLLRNYFKYWNNCVSMTNKKGALLEKSVAFYNIYCLKNCIINWKLYVALQKEKKIIKDKIDKCVNESITEKTMNENVEMFYNFKLVQKTFFAWQDWYNMSLQNSIKNHEIRNIFENRKKSIMFNNWRLYIIKKKCKRRKILTADNFYEKKLAIKTLKKFYDYAAYRKGKRIRLSYLNDKSKEIMRRLQYIYIEKWRNALYSVIQEKQKLYQAIQFWELNVTRKYFSNWIEFSRQYKIKMVRKQELNEIAIRFLLKRFILHWHSKLQDVLYIRKKEFLAISMMEHKILRKYFLLWEQYITQKVKMNDDVKAAMKLHKQLLLREGLKEILRNSLYNIDYQRDLQLKNAVMRSFQNFEILKEYFDKWHSFVYLKKKSVPVCKITDSDEFQFKRIQIPCNNRYNNFETCLVLPEYMMKKDTILNAYNSFHKFSRKSWLFDSF, encoded by the exons ATGGATAAGTGCACTAATGACGCTATAGTTTCTGTCAATTATAAAAAAGCAGAGACACATTATTCTAAATCTTTattgagaaattattttaaatattggaaTAATTGTGTTTCAATGACAAATAAGAAAGGAGCCTTATTAGAAAAATCCGTTGCTTTCTACAATATATATTGTTTGAAAAACTGTattataaattggaaattatatGTAGCGTtacaaaaggagaaaaaaattataaaagataaaattgatAAG TGTGTAAATGAATCCATCACGGAGAAGACAATGAATGAAAATGTCGAAATGTTTTACAACTTCAAACTTGTACAAAAGACATTCTTCGCATGGCAAGACTGGTATAATATGAGTctacaaaattcaataaaaaatcaTGAGATTAGAAACATATttgaaaacagaaaaaagagtATAATGTTCAATAATTGgcgtttatatataattaaaaaaaaatgcaaaagaagaaagatacttACAGCggacaatttttatgaaaaaaaattggCAATTAAAACTTTAAAGAAGTTTTATGATTATGCTGCTTAtagaaaagggaaaagaattAGATTATCTTATTTAAACGATAAAAGTAAGGAAATTATGCGACGATTGCAATATATTTACATAGAAAAATGGAGAAATGCGCTTTACAGTGTTATACAAGAGAAACAAAAGTTATATCAAGCGATTCAATTTTGGGAATTGAATGTAACTCGTAAATACTTTTCCAATTGGATAGAATTTTCCCGAcagtacaaaataaaaatggttCGTAAACAAGAATTAAACGAGATTGCCATTCGTTTCCTATTGAAAAGATTCATTTTACATTGGCACTCCAAGTTACAAGATGTTCTCTATATACGTAAAAAAGAATTTCTTGCGATTTCCATGATGGAACACAAAATTTTGAGAAAGTACTTTCTGCTTTGGGAACAGTATATTACACAAAAAGTGAAAATGAACGATGATGTGAAAGCGGCAATGAAATTACATAAACAGCTCTTGTTACGAGAAGgacttaaagaaattttaagaaattcccTTTATAATATCGATTACCAACGtgatttacaattaaaaaatgcagTAATGAGGtcatttcaaaattttgaaattttaaaagaatactTCGATAAGTGGCACTCattcgtttatttaaaaaagaaatcagtACCTGTCTGCAAAATTACAGATAGCgatgaatttcaatttaaacGTATTCAAATTCCATgtaataatagatataataatttcGAAACTTGCTTAGTTTTACCAGAATATATGATGAAAAAAGATACAATTTTAAATGCATATAATTCATTTCACAAGTTTTCGCGAAAAAGCTGGTTATTTGATTCATTTTAA
- the LOC100643696 gene encoding uncharacterized protein LOC100643696 isoform X2, producing MAEKILKAILYSCESANKNLENSKEYKKLLEENKFLPSNDIFNALCLSLTKLLTYKVSKEAYQRYTVRLHVIEVLREWCKINDNFQNFKVLRDEKQSLTLLKSLLKKYLTDDTLDSCDSSDNLLSLISALICLASTDSYYKCYIEKSILKLAELETCDESEYLLCYAVQENSSLDLKLSTIETIYESQKCKLIEQPLLNNFISSCIDLNKDDNTDDLENINLIDQLFKFATKSSYIFLLICAFLKELLVQLDHAPTVVNFIQSILKSIKKHCEKQNKDIVDLYPRNMQSLVILLQIEPTHHTDDSKNGTLRMLKDIYMEDEDTVTTLLSHYPLWLKLFGQLLSPSDEMMHSYNEELNRL from the exons ATGGCTGAAAAGATCCTGAAAGCAATATTATATAGTTGTGAAAGTGCTAATAAGAATCTAGAAAATTCAAAGGAATATAAAAAGCTACTAGAAGAGAATAAATTCCTACCATCTAACGATATATTCAATGCACTATGTTTatctttaacaaaattattgacATATAAGGTATCAAAGGAGGCATATCAACGTTATACTGTGAGACTTCATGTAATC GAAGTTCTACGAGAATGGTGTAAAATCAAtgacaattttcaaaatttcaaagtacTCAGAGATGAAAAGCAAAGCTTAACGTTATTGAAAAGCTtgttgaagaaatatttaacagaTGATACCTTGGACAGCTGTGACTCAAGCGATAATCTATTATCCTTAATCAGTGCTTTAATATGCCTGGCATCCACAGATTCATACTATAAGTGTTACATAGAAAAGTCGATACTAAAACTAGCAGAATTAGAAACCTGCGATGAAAGTGAATATTTGTTATGTTATGCTGTACAAGAAAATTCCAGTTTAGACCTCAAACTTTCAACCATAGAAACCATATATGAGTCACAGAAATGCAAATTAATAGAGCAAccgttattaaataatttcatatcaTCGTGTattgatttaaataaagatGACAATACAGATGATTTAgagaatataaatttgatagatcaattattcaaatttgcCACTAAATCTTCATATATCTTCTTATTAATATGTGCATTTCTGAAGGAATTATTAGTACAGTTAGATCATGCTCCTACAGTTGTGAATTTTATACAGTCAATTTTAAAAAGCATTAAGAAACATTGTGAAAAGCAAAATAAAGATATTGTAGACCTTTACCCAAGAAACATGCAATCCCTTGTAATTTTACTACAAATAGAACCTACACATCACACAGATGATTCTAAAAATGGAACATTAAGGATGCTAAAGGATATTTATATGGAAGATGAAGATACTGTAACAACTCTATTATCACACTATCCGCTGTGGTTGAAGTTATTTGGACAACTTTTGAGTCCAAGTGACGAGATGATGCATTCATATAACGAGGAATTGAATCGTTTAtag
- the LOC110119515 gene encoding uncharacterized protein LOC110119515 isoform X1, translated as MDKCTNDAIVSVNYKKAETHYSKSLLRNYFKYWNNCVSMTNKKGALLEKSVAFYNIYCLKNCIINWKLYVALQKEKKIIKDKIDKARKFYAKKVLQTFIRIWINSCEFILQKNKIAHAVMHYKSKLLIKYFDAWKIYHEYKLKKLNIEEHVSCVNESITEKTMNENVEMFYNFKLVQKTFFAWQDWYNMSLQNSIKNHEIRNIFENRKKSIMFNNWRLYIIKKKCKRRKILTADNFYEKKLAIKTLKKFYDYAAYRKGKRIRLSYLNDKSKEIMRRLQYIYIEKWRNALYSVIQEKQKLYQAIQFWELNVTRKYFSNWIEFSRQYKIKMVRKQELNEIAIRFLLKRFILHWHSKLQDVLYIRKKEFLAISMMEHKILRKYFLLWEQYITQKVKMNDDVKAAMKLHKQLLLREGLKEILRNSLYNIDYQRDLQLKNAVMRSFQNFEILKEYFDKWHSFVYLKKKSVPVCKITDSDEFQFKRIQIPCNNRYNNFETCLVLPEYMMKKDTILNAYNSFHKFSRKSWLFDSF; from the exons ATGGATAAGTGCACTAATGACGCTATAGTTTCTGTCAATTATAAAAAAGCAGAGACACATTATTCTAAATCTTTattgagaaattattttaaatattggaaTAATTGTGTTTCAATGACAAATAAGAAAGGAGCCTTATTAGAAAAATCCGTTGCTTTCTACAATATATATTGTTTGAAAAACTGTattataaattggaaattatatGTAGCGTtacaaaaggagaaaaaaattataaaagataaaattgatAAG GCACGTAAATTTTATGCAAAGAAAGTTTTACAAACTTTCATAAGAATTTGGATTAATAGTTgtgaatttatattacaaaaaaataaaatagcacATGCAGTTATgcattataaaagtaaattgttaataaaatattttgatgctTGGAAAATATATCATGAATACAAACTAAAGAAGTTAAATATAGAAGAACATGTTTCG TGTGTAAATGAATCCATCACGGAGAAGACAATGAATGAAAATGTCGAAATGTTTTACAACTTCAAACTTGTACAAAAGACATTCTTCGCATGGCAAGACTGGTATAATATGAGTctacaaaattcaataaaaaatcaTGAGATTAGAAACATATttgaaaacagaaaaaagagtATAATGTTCAATAATTGgcgtttatatataattaaaaaaaaatgcaaaagaagaaagatacttACAGCggacaatttttatgaaaaaaaattggCAATTAAAACTTTAAAGAAGTTTTATGATTATGCTGCTTAtagaaaagggaaaagaattAGATTATCTTATTTAAACGATAAAAGTAAGGAAATTATGCGACGATTGCAATATATTTACATAGAAAAATGGAGAAATGCGCTTTACAGTGTTATACAAGAGAAACAAAAGTTATATCAAGCGATTCAATTTTGGGAATTGAATGTAACTCGTAAATACTTTTCCAATTGGATAGAATTTTCCCGAcagtacaaaataaaaatggttCGTAAACAAGAATTAAACGAGATTGCCATTCGTTTCCTATTGAAAAGATTCATTTTACATTGGCACTCCAAGTTACAAGATGTTCTCTATATACGTAAAAAAGAATTTCTTGCGATTTCCATGATGGAACACAAAATTTTGAGAAAGTACTTTCTGCTTTGGGAACAGTATATTACACAAAAAGTGAAAATGAACGATGATGTGAAAGCGGCAATGAAATTACATAAACAGCTCTTGTTACGAGAAGgacttaaagaaattttaagaaattcccTTTATAATATCGATTACCAACGtgatttacaattaaaaaatgcagTAATGAGGtcatttcaaaattttgaaattttaaaagaatactTCGATAAGTGGCACTCattcgtttatttaaaaaagaaatcagtACCTGTCTGCAAAATTACAGATAGCgatgaatttcaatttaaacGTATTCAAATTCCATgtaataatagatataataatttcGAAACTTGCTTAGTTTTACCAGAATATATGATGAAAAAAGATACAATTTTAAATGCATATAATTCATTTCACAAGTTTTCGCGAAAAAGCTGGTTATTTGATTCATTTTAA